From the genome of Miscanthus floridulus cultivar M001 chromosome 10, ASM1932011v1, whole genome shotgun sequence, one region includes:
- the LOC136489115 gene encoding uncharacterized protein: MTSSKASFFELDNDVTSMVKFGDGSRVAIQGCNTIIVRCWNGKHHALTDVYYIPQLCSSIISIGQLDKRSSEVLIKEGFLRIRDREQRLLAKVKRSLNRLYLLDLKVEQLVCLAARHSEEPWMWHARFGHLSFDALSRLEKMV; encoded by the coding sequence atgacgagcTCCAAAGCATCCTTCTTCGAGCTCGACAACGATGTTACCAgtatggtgaagtttggtgacggctcaagggtggctatccaagggtgcAACACCATCATCGTCAGGTGCTGGAACGGGAAGCACcatgcgctaacggatgtatattacatcccgcagttgtgttccagcatcatcagcattggtcagttgGATAAGCGTAGtagtgaggtactgatcaaggaaggattcctcaggatcagggaccgggagcagcgacttcttgccaaggtgaagaggtccctaaatcggttgtacctgctcgacttaaAGGTAGAGCAGCTGGTGTGCTTAgcggcaaggcactccgaggaaccatggatgtggcatgcccggttcggacatctcagcttcgacgcgcttagtcggctggagaagatggtctga